A single Lolium perenne isolate Kyuss_39 chromosome 6, Kyuss_2.0, whole genome shotgun sequence DNA region contains:
- the LOC127308685 gene encoding putative F-box protein At1g49610 — protein sequence MSADDAGNLFDGMTPGKKHESAPPARGADLISSLPDHLLHHVLSFLPAQAAVQTCLLARRWRHLWRYTTGLRITGLDGPVPAEEVRVFVDHLLILRERTDLDTVEIKLGSLSEEDQPYLKLWARFAVMCKVRVLTFHIYDPYLYLDEIPLVSRHLRTLDLQGLGLGEAFLDFASCPALEHLKMAVCDISVDMISSRTLKHLSITNCHADSGQQVHLSTPGLVSLKLDGSSGMTPTLENMASLETAFVYLGHRCEDNCLSYDSGVFCGTNNISCENCVPNGDGRTVLLGCISSAKHLELMSESGKFIFIRDLEYCPTFSKLKTLVLNEYWCEAPDMGPLACILKNSPVLEKLTLQLFSKGPNHMVEMKGIYSSVERLPETSEHLNIVEVKCDVVDGRILKVLKFLCAYNIRFSFE from the exons ATGAg cgccgacgacgccggcaacctgTTCGACGGAATGACTCCCGGGAAAAAGCACGAGAGTGCGCCGCCGGCCAGAGGCGCCGACCTCATAAGCTCCCTCCCGGACCATTTGCTGCACCACGTCCTCTCCTTCCTCCCAGCGCAGGCGGCCGTGCAGACTTGCCTGCTCGCCCGGCGCTGGCGCCACCTCTGGAGGTACACCACAGGCCTGCGCATCACCGGCCTCGACGGTCCAGTGCCAGCAGAAGAAGTCCGGGTATTTGTGGACCACCTTCTGATCCTGCGTGAGCGCACCGACCTAGACACCGTTGAGATCAAACTCGGATCACTCTCGGAGGAGGACCAGCCTTACTTGAAACTATGGGCCCGTTTCGCTGTCATGTGCAAAGTCCGTGTGCTCACCTTTCATATCTATGACCCTTATCTCTACCTAGATGAGATTCCTCTTGTCTCCCGGCATCTGAGAACATTAGACCTTCAAGGTCTAGGCCTAGGCGAGGCCTTTCTTGATTTCGCTAGCTGTCCTGCATTGGAGCATCTGAAGATGGCCGTATGTGACATCAGTGTTGATATGATATCGTCCCGTACCCTGAAGCATTTgagcatcaccaattgccatgccgaCTCAGGGCAGCAGGTCCATCTTTCTACTCCGGGCCTCGTCTCTCTCAAACTAGATGGCTCCTCGGGTATGACCCCTACTCTTGAAAACATGGCGTCGCTAGAGACTGCATTTGTGTATCTTGGTCATCGCTGCGAGGATAACTGTTTGAGTTACGACTCTGGTGTCTTCTGTGGAACTAATAACATTTCATGTGAGAATTGTGTTCCTAACGGCGACGGCAGAACCGTACTTCTGGGTTGTATCTCAAGTGCTAAACATCTAGAGTTGATGTCTGAATCTGGGAAG TTCATTTTCATAAGAGATTTGGAATACTGCCCGACATTTAGCAAGTTAAAGACTTTAGTACTGAATGAGTACTGGTGTGAGGCTCCTGACATGGGTCCACTAGCTTGCATTCTGAAAAACTCACCAGTTCTAGAGAAGCTCACTCTTCAACTTTTCTCCAAG GGACCAAATCATATGGTGGAAATGAAAGGAATCTACAGTTCAGTGGAGAGGCTGCCCGAAACATCAGAGCACCTTAACATAGTTGAAGTCAAGTGTGATGTGGTTGACGGGAGAATTCTCAAAGTTCTGAAATTCCTGTGTGCATATAACATAC GATTCAGTTTCGAGTAA
- the LOC127308683 gene encoding glutamate--tRNA ligase, chloroplastic/mitochondrial, with amino-acid sequence MAASTFMGSPSWLRIRLLPSSATPRLSRRALSSRVRASADADAGGGPVRVRFAPSPTGNLHVGGARTALFNYLFARSRGGKFVLRVEDTDLERSTKKSEDAVLSDLAWLGLDWDEGPDIGGEFGPYRQSERNSLYKQHAEKLMESGAVYRCFCSNEELEKMKETSNRMKLPPVYMGKWATASDTEVHQELEKGTPYTYRFRVPKEGFLKINDLIRGEVSWNLNTLGDFVIMRSNGQPVYNFCVTVDDATMRISHVIRAEEHLPNTLRQALIYKALGFAMPLFAHVSLILAPDKSKLSKRHGATSVGQYKEMGYLPQAMVNYLALLGWGDGTENEFFTIDDLVEKFTINRVNKSGAVFDATKLKWMNGQHLRSLPSDLLIKDFEDRWRSTGILLESESGFAKEAAELLKEGIDLITDADAALRNLLSYPLHDTLSSDEAKPVVEDKLSEVASALISAYDSGELGQALAEGDDGWKKWVKAFGKTHKRKGKSLFMPLRVLLTGKLHGPAMGNAILLVHKASSSEVVGPQSGFVNLDERFKILKELDWESLHKEQESPAESAVPVAS; translated from the exons ATGGCGGCGAGCACGTTCATGGGGTCGCCGTCCTGGCTCCGCAtccggctcctcccgtcctccgCCACCCCGCGCCTGAGCCGCCGCGCGCTCTCCTCCCGCGTCCGCGCCTCCGCCGACGCCGACGCCGGCGGCGGCCCCGTCCGCGTCCGCTTCGCGCCGTCGCCCACCGGCAACCTCCACGTCGGGGGCGCCCGCACCGCGCTCTTCAACTACCTCTTCGCGCGCTCCCGGGGCGGCAAGTTCGTCCTCCGCGTCGAGGACACCGACCTCGAGCGCTCCACCAAGAAGTCCGAGGACGCCGTCCTCAGCGACCTCGCCTGGCTCGGCCTCGACTGGGACGAAG GCCCGGACATTGGTGGCGAATTCGGCCCTTACCGCCAGTCGGAGCGCAACTCGCTGTACAAACAGCACGCCGAGAAGCTAATGGAGTCTGGTGCAGTTTACCGCTGCTTTTGCTCCAACGAG GAACTTGAGAAAATGAAGGAAACTTCGAATCGCATGAAGCTTCCTCCTGTGTACATGGGGAAGTGGGCAACCGCTTCAGATACTGAAGTACATCAGGAGCTAGAGAAAGGCACACCTTACACTTACCGCTTCCGAGTGCCGAAAGAAGGTTTCCTGAAAATTAATGACCTTATTCGCGGCGAG GTCAGTTGGAATCTAAACACGCTTGGTGATTTCGTGATCATGAGAAGCAATGGCCAGCCAGTGTATAACTTCTGTGTCACTGTTGACGATGCTACCATGCGCATATCTCATGTTATCAG AGCCGAAGAGCATCTACCAAACACATTACGACAAGCTCTTATTTATAAA GCTCTTGGATTTGCAATGCCTTTATTTGCTCATGTCTCACTCATTCTGGCTCCTGATAAAAGTAAACTGTCTAAACGTCATGGGGCTACTTCTGTGGGGCAG TATAAAGAGATGGGCTATCTGCCTCAGGCAATGGTAAATTATTTAGCACTCCTGGGCTGGGGTGATGGTACTGAAAACGAGTTCTTCACTATTGATGACTTAG TTGAAAAGTTCACTATAAACCGTGTCAATAAAAGTGGAGCAGTCTTTGACGCAACAAAACTAAA ATGGATGAATGGACAGCATCTACGCTCACTTCCATCTGATTTACTCATCAAGGACTTTGAAGATCGGTGGAGGAGCACAGGCATTCTTCTGGAGTCTGAAAGTGGTTTTGCTAAA GAAGCGGCTGAGCTTTTGAAGGAGGGCATTGATTTGATAACAGATGCTGATGCTGCCCTGCGTAATTTATTGTCGTATCCCCTCCATGACACTTTAAGCAG TGATGAAGCTAAACCTGTGGTGGAAGACAAACTTTCTGAGGTTGCTTCGGCTCTCATATCTGCATACGATAGCGGTGAGCTTGGTCAAGCACTAGCTGAAGGCGATGATGGTTGGAAGAAGTGGGTGAAAGCTTTTGGCAAGACACACAAAAGGAAG GGAAAATCGCTATTTATGCCTCTCCGAGTACTGTTGACCGGGAAGCTTCACGGGCCTGCTATGGGCAACGCCATACTCCTCGTGCACAAAGCAAGCTCCTCTGAAGTAGTAGGCCCTCAGTCCGGTTTCGTGAATCTCGATGAAAGGTTCAAGATCCTGAAAGAGCTGGATTGGGAGTCGTTGCATAAGGAGCAGGAGTCCCCTGCTGAATCTGCCGTTCCGGTGGCTTCGTAA